In one window of Zingiber officinale cultivar Zhangliang chromosome 11A, Zo_v1.1, whole genome shotgun sequence DNA:
- the LOC122032083 gene encoding AAA-ATPase At5g57480-like, with the protein MKEFWTALASLMGVFAFFQSIVHAVLPLELRLAAVKIFHWVFRCFSTYCYFDITDTDGVNTNELYDAVQLYLSRSASFSASRLSLSRGLNSSTFTFGLSNNDRLVDTFRGATATWVHAVTQRQSQTFSLHPLPEDKRSFSLRIKKKDRPLILPAYLDHIMETATELRRRSKDRLLHTNSRGGSMDRWFPWESVPFKHPSTFETLAMDPSRKELIMADLKYFAEGKAFYEKTGRAWKRGYLLYGPPGTGKSSMIAAMANYLGYDIYDLELTEVRTNSELRKLLMKTTSKSIIVIEDIDCSLNLTNRSSKKASPSTDSSSDLSSVVGSEDVGAGAKTITLSGLLNFTDGLWSCCGSERIFVFTTNHIEKLDPALVRSGRMDMHIHMSHCSFPALQILMKNYLGFDDGELDGKTENSDLLRQLEEVIDEAELTPADVSEVLIKNRRREKAAAAAELHDVLKERAERRMNKKRNAAGEETEEEEEEQEKRALESTSNKSDQVLDSCNGKAEQGKVEQV; encoded by the coding sequence ATGAAGGAGTTCTGGACTGCTCTGGCTTCTCTCATGGGAGTCTTCGCCTTCTTCCAGAGCATCGTCCACGCCGTGTTGCCGCTGGAGTTGCGTTTGGCGGCCGTAAAGATCTTCCACTGGGTGTTCCGCTGCTTTTCCACGTACTGCTACTTCGACATCACGGATACGGACGGCGTCAACACCAACGAGCTCTACGACGCCGTGCAGCTCTACCTCAGCCGCTCCGCCTCCTTCTCCGCCTCCCGGCTCAGTCTCTCCCGCGGACTCAACTCTTCCACCTTCACCTTCGGGCTCAGCAACAACGACCGGCTCGTGGACACCTTCCGCGGCGCCACCGCCACGTGGGTGCATGCCGTCACGCAGCGCCAGTCGCAGACCTTCTCTTTGCACCCGCTGCCGGAGGACAAGCGCAGCTTCTCGCtaaggatcaagaagaaggacagACCCCTCATCCTCCCGGCCTACCTCGACCACATCATGGAGACGGCCACCGAGCTCCGCCGCCGGAGCAAGGACCGGTTGCTGCACACCAATTCGCGCGGTGGGTCGATGGACCGCTGGTTCCCGTGGGAATCGGTACCCTTCAAGCACCCCAGCACATTCGAAACCCTCGCCATGGACCCGTCGCGGAAGGAGCTCATCATGGCCGACCTCAAGTACTTCGCGGAAGGGAAGGCCTTCTACGAGAAGACTGGGCGCGCGTGGAAGCGCGGCTACTTGCTCTACGGCCCGCCGGGCACCGGCAAGTCGAGCATGATCGCCGCCATGGCGAATTATCTCGGCTATGACATCTACGACCTGGAGCTCACCGAGGTGCGGACCAACTCCGAGCTCCGAAAGCTCCTGATGAAAACTACCTCCAAATCGATCATCGTCATCGAAGACATTGACTGCTCTCTCAACCTCACGAACCGTAGTTCAAAGAAGGCATCTCCGTCAACCGACTCCTCGTCGGACCTGAGCTCAGTGGTCGGATCAGAGGACGTCGGCGCCGGCGCCAAGACAATAACTCTGTCCGGGCTGCTAAATTTTACCGATGGGCTCTGGTCGTGCTGTGGCAGCGAGCGGATATTTGTGTTCACGACCAACCACATCGAGAAGCTCGACCCGGCGCTGGTGCGGTCGGGGAGGATGGACATGCACATTCACATGAGCCACTGCTCGTTTCCGGCATTGCAGATCCTCATGAAGAACTACCTGGGCTTCGACGACGGGGAGTTAGACGGCAAGACGGAGAACAGTGATTTGCTGAGGCAATTGGAGGAGGTGATCGACGAGGCCGAGTTGACTCCCGCCGACGTTAGCGAGGTACTGATCAAGAACCGTCGGCGGgagaaggcggcggcggcggcagagCTGCACGACGTTCTGAAAGAACGCGCGGAGAGGAGGATGAATAAGAAGCGAAACGCCGCCGGTGAGGAaacggaggaggaagaagaagaacaggagAAGAGGGCGTTGGAGAGCACCTCGAACAAGAGTGATCAAGTTCTGGATAGCTGCAACGGGAAAGCAGAGCAGGGGAAGGTTGAGCAGGTTTAA